The following proteins come from a genomic window of Candidatus Bostrichicola ureolyticus:
- the glnS gene encoding glutamine--tRNA ligase: protein MNYKNNFIEEIIENDLKKGFPKTKLKFRFPPEPNGYLHIGHAKAICLNFGLGIKYGVNVNLRFDDTNPLNIKIHKHYIKKIKEDIQWLGFIWNEEHYASNYFDILYKWAKKLIKEDKAYVDNQSQEIINAQRKTPFEKGIPSPYRNRSVEENLDLFEKMKNGFFNEGSCVLRAKIDMYSDNMNLRDPVMYRILKKSHHNTGNKWFIYPTYDWTHGQSDYIEQISHSLCSLEFENHRKLYNWFLDQIVDPNNIRPKQLEFSRLNISNTFISKRKINILIEKKIINNWYDPRILTLSGLRSIGYTPKSICDFCKTIGITKRENIIDISLLEFHIRKDLNKIAYRKMVVLDPVKLIIDNYPNNKIEWFEIENNPEDINYGKRKVPFSKIIYIEREDFMEHKTYDFFRLSIGYEVRLKNSYIIKAISLKKDNNGKINEIHCTYDSNSRKNFRKTKSTLHWVSIQHAIKINICLYDKLFVNNKINKNSFKKIIGYGEPSLKHANIGVNYQFQRLGYFYTDYDYENNNILFNRTVKLKK from the coding sequence ATGAATTATAAAAACAATTTTATTGAAGAAATAATAGAAAATGATCTAAAAAAAGGATTTCCAAAAACGAAATTAAAATTTCGTTTTCCTCCAGAACCTAATGGTTATTTACATATTGGACATGCTAAAGCAATTTGTTTAAATTTTGGATTAGGCATAAAATATGGAGTTAATGTTAATTTACGTTTTGATGATACAAATCCACTTAACATTAAAATACATAAACATTATATTAAAAAAATTAAAGAAGATATACAATGGTTAGGCTTTATATGGAATGAAGAACATTATGCTTCTAATTATTTTGATATTTTATATAAATGGGCTAAAAAACTTATAAAAGAAGATAAAGCTTATGTAGATAATCAATCACAAGAAATAATTAATGCTCAAAGAAAAACCCCTTTTGAAAAAGGTATACCTAGCCCATATAGAAACCGTTCAGTAGAAGAAAATCTTGATCTTTTTGAAAAAATGAAAAACGGATTCTTCAATGAAGGTAGTTGTGTCTTACGAGCAAAAATTGATATGTATTCTGATAATATGAATTTACGAGATCCTGTAATGTATCGTATACTAAAAAAATCACATCATAATACTGGAAACAAATGGTTTATTTATCCTACTTATGATTGGACACATGGTCAATCAGATTATATTGAACAAATATCACATTCTTTATGTTCATTAGAATTTGAAAATCATCGTAAACTTTATAATTGGTTTTTAGATCAAATAGTAGACCCAAATAATATACGTCCTAAACAGTTAGAATTTTCTAGACTAAATATTAGTAATACTTTTATTAGTAAACGAAAAATAAATATTCTTATAGAAAAAAAAATTATTAATAATTGGTATGATCCTCGTATACTTACACTTAGTGGATTACGTAGTATAGGTTATACTCCTAAATCAATATGTGATTTTTGTAAAACAATAGGTATTACAAAACGTGAAAATATTATTGATATTTCTTTATTAGAATTTCATATACGTAAAGACCTTAATAAAATTGCTTATAGAAAAATGGTTGTATTAGATCCTGTTAAATTAATAATTGATAATTACCCTAATAATAAAATAGAATGGTTTGAAATTGAAAATAATCCTGAAGATATTAATTATGGTAAACGAAAAGTTCCATTTTCAAAAATAATATATATTGAACGTGAAGATTTTATGGAACATAAAACCTATGATTTTTTTAGATTATCTATTGGTTATGAAGTACGTCTTAAAAATTCTTATATAATAAAAGCTATTTCTCTTAAAAAAGATAATAATGGAAAAATTAATGAAATTCATTGTACTTATGATTCAAATAGTCGTAAAAATTTCCGAAAAACTAAAAGTACATTACATTGGGTGTCTATTCAACATGCAATTAAAATAAATATTTGTCTTTATGATAAATTATTTGTTAATAACAAAATAAATAAAAATTCTTTTAAAAAAATTATTGGTTACGGAGAACCTAGTTTAAAACATGCTAATATAGGAGTTAATTATCAATTTCAACGTTTAGGTTATTTTTATACAGATTACGATTATGAAAATAATAATATTCTATTTAATAGAACTGTCAAACTTAAAAAATAA
- the atpA gene encoding F0F1 ATP synthase subunit alpha has protein sequence MKKYTEITDIIKQKLLKFKMENEPFEYGIVIQVGDGISRIYGLNNVFYGELIEFSNTGLKGIVFNIEEDHINVVLFGLSESIKEGDIVKRIGKMCSIEVGEGMLGRVINTLGIPIDGKGPIKGPFFEMPLERKAPGVIFRQPVNEPLHTGIKAIDSMIPIGCGQRELIIGDRKTGKTTIAIDTILNQKVYYDMGKGNTIYCIYVAINQKGSTIAKILNILDIYGALPYTIIVSANSSDTTIMQVFAPFTGTAIGEYFRDTGRKALIVYDDLSKHAIAYREISLLLRRPPGREAYPGDIFYLHSRLLERSAKIINNDLIASKMNNLPKSLKKNVQGGGSLTSLPIIETQSGDVSSYIPTNIISITDGQIFLETDLFNSGIRPAINEGLSVSRVGSSAQSKSMKNVSYKLKLYQSQYRELEIFSKLGSDMDTSTMEIINNGKRNVEILKQPAFYPYKISYQIALLYIVTNNFLHKVPIKNIKSFEEEYLLILKEKYSNVLESLEKDVFTKKVTDVLEMVALELIEKYKKC, from the coding sequence ATGAAAAAATATACTGAAATAACAGATATAATAAAGCAAAAACTTTTGAAGTTTAAAATGGAAAATGAACCATTTGAATATGGAATTGTTATACAAGTTGGAGATGGTATATCTCGTATTTATGGTTTAAATAATGTATTTTATGGTGAATTAATAGAATTTAGTAATACAGGATTAAAAGGAATTGTTTTTAATATTGAAGAAGATCATATAAATGTAGTTTTATTTGGATTATCAGAATCTATTAAAGAAGGAGATATTGTTAAACGTATTGGTAAAATGTGTTCTATAGAAGTAGGAGAAGGAATGTTAGGTCGTGTAATTAATACTTTAGGAATTCCTATTGATGGAAAAGGTCCTATAAAAGGACCATTTTTTGAAATGCCTTTAGAACGTAAAGCACCAGGTGTTATTTTTAGACAGCCTGTAAATGAACCTTTGCATACTGGTATTAAAGCTATAGATTCAATGATTCCTATTGGTTGTGGACAACGTGAATTAATTATTGGTGATCGTAAAACGGGAAAAACTACTATAGCTATAGATACTATTCTTAATCAAAAAGTTTATTATGATATGGGGAAGGGTAATACTATATATTGTATTTATGTTGCAATTAATCAAAAAGGTTCTACTATTGCTAAAATATTAAATATTTTAGATATTTATGGTGCGTTGCCTTATACTATTATTGTTTCAGCTAATTCTTCTGATACTACTATTATGCAAGTTTTCGCTCCATTTACTGGTACAGCTATAGGTGAATATTTTCGTGATACAGGTCGTAAAGCTTTAATAGTATATGATGATCTTTCTAAACATGCTATAGCTTATAGAGAAATTTCTTTACTTTTACGTCGTCCTCCTGGTAGAGAAGCATATCCTGGAGATATATTTTATTTGCATTCTCGTTTACTTGAACGATCTGCTAAAATTATAAATAATGATTTAATTGCTTCTAAAATGAATAATTTGCCTAAATCTTTAAAAAAAAATGTTCAAGGTGGTGGATCATTAACATCTTTGCCAATTATTGAAACTCAATCGGGTGATGTATCTTCTTACATACCTACAAATATAATTTCAATTACTGATGGTCAAATATTTTTAGAAACAGATTTATTTAATTCAGGAATTCGTCCTGCTATAAATGAAGGTTTATCAGTTTCACGTGTAGGTTCTTCTGCTCAAAGTAAGTCTATGAAAAATGTTTCTTATAAATTAAAATTATATCAATCCCAATATAGGGAATTAGAAATTTTTTCTAAATTAGGTTCTGATATGGATACTAGTACAATGGAGATAATTAATAATGGTAAACGTAATGTAGAAATACTTAAACAACCAGCTTTTTATCCATATAAAATATCTTATCAAATTGCTCTATTATATATAGTAACAAATAATTTTTTACACAAAGTACCTATTAAAAATATAAAATCTTTTGAAGAAGAATATCTTTTGATATTAAAAGAAAAATATTCAAATGTTTTAGAATCTTTAGAAAAAGATGTTTTTACTAAAAAAGTAACTGATGTTTTAGAAATGGTAGCATTAGAATTAATTGAAAAATATAAAAAATGTTAA
- the atpH gene encoding ATP synthase F1 subunit delta, giving the protein MLIKKKIAKSYAKGLFEYAKIINKDNELYSDINKFYELMTNDYIQFFFNYPLTIEKKIEFIRNNFIFSDIYKYIIEFIIKNKRENLLELIFIEYKKIYHKAKGIIDVTVITAIPLNSVLKNKLVNKISNIVSVKQINVQYLIDNSIIGGIILEYEYIQLNLSIKWQLHNLNNYLINYEKIY; this is encoded by the coding sequence ATGTTAATTAAAAAAAAAATAGCTAAAAGTTATGCTAAAGGATTATTTGAATATGCTAAAATAATTAATAAAGATAATGAATTATATTCTGATATTAATAAGTTTTATGAATTAATGACCAATGATTATATACAATTTTTTTTTAATTATCCATTAACAATAGAAAAAAAAATAGAATTTATTAGAAATAATTTTATTTTTTCTGATATATATAAATATATTATAGAATTTATAATTAAAAATAAAAGAGAAAATTTATTAGAATTAATATTTATAGAATATAAAAAAATATATCATAAAGCAAAAGGAATTATAGATGTAACAGTTATAACTGCTATTCCATTAAATAGTGTTTTAAAAAACAAACTTGTTAATAAAATATCAAATATTGTTTCTGTTAAACAAATAAATGTTCAATATTTAATTGATAATTCAATTATTGGAGGAATAATATTAGAATATGAATATATTCAATTGAATTTAAGTATTAAATGGCAATTGCATAATTTAAATAATTATTTAATTAATTATGAAAAAATATACTGA
- the atpF gene encoding F0F1 ATP synthase subunit B, whose amino-acid sequence MDLVTPSIGLFFWQTIIFILLFLILKKFVWKHILKYVEEREYNINKSLEFYRKAKQEINAIKENNNKLLKEAIIKKENILKEALYIKKKLEFEAKENAKLKSEQIINKTIVKIKNEKKNALEILKKEIIQLSIIASEKLLKKELSMKNSQEYFLNKIIDDLK is encoded by the coding sequence ATGGATTTAGTAACTCCTTCAATAGGATTATTTTTTTGGCAAACTATTATATTTATTTTACTTTTTTTAATTCTTAAAAAATTTGTTTGGAAACATATTCTTAAATATGTTGAAGAACGTGAATATAATATTAATAAATCATTAGAATTTTACAGAAAAGCTAAACAAGAAATTAATGCCATAAAAGAAAATAATAATAAATTACTTAAAGAAGCAATTATAAAAAAAGAAAATATTTTAAAGGAAGCTTTATATATAAAAAAAAAATTAGAATTTGAAGCTAAAGAAAATGCTAAACTTAAAAGTGAACAAATTATAAATAAAACTATTGTTAAAATTAAAAATGAGAAAAAAAATGCATTAGAAATTTTAAAAAAAGAAATAATTCAATTATCCATTATTGCTTCTGAAAAGTTATTAAAAAAAGAATTAAGTATGAAAAATTCACAAGAATATTTTTTAAACAAAATTATTGATGATTTAAAATAA
- the ndk gene encoding nucleoside-diphosphate kinase, producing MLKNITFGLIKPDAIKKGYTSFILNMINNTGFKIIALKMTLISQIDAKRFYYIHSKKSFFESMTKFISSGPIVVTVLEKKNAVEDFRTIIGSTNPKESEKGTIRNLYAESIEKNAIHGSDSYKNAIKEITFFFSKREIYINNIFI from the coding sequence ATGTTAAAAAACATTACATTTGGTTTAATAAAACCAGATGCTATTAAAAAAGGTTATACATCTTTTATTTTAAATATGATAAATAATACCGGTTTTAAAATAATAGCACTTAAAATGACTTTAATATCTCAAATAGATGCTAAACGTTTTTATTATATACATTCAAAAAAATCATTTTTTGAATCAATGACTAAATTTATATCATCAGGACCTATAGTTGTAACTGTTTTAGAGAAAAAAAATGCTGTAGAAGATTTTAGGACTATTATAGGATCAACTAATCCAAAAGAATCGGAAAAAGGTACTATACGTAATCTTTATGCTGAATCAATAGAAAAAAATGCAATTCATGGATCAGATAGTTATAAAAATGCTATAAAAGAAATAACTTTCTTTTTTTCTAAAAGAGAAATATATATTAATAATATATTTATATAA
- the trpS gene encoding tryptophan--tRNA ligase — protein sequence MDYIKDRILTGIQSTGLPHLGNLLSVILPTIDLANNKSLNPVFISIANLHSLTNIKNISFIKKYIYNILATWLACGLNTNKAIIYKQSDIPEVTELAWYLSCFFKYKRLTLVHSFKDKINNNMQSINVGVLTYPMLMAADILLYNAKIIPVGKDQLQHIEITRKVAKNFNRIMGKTFILPTALTNENTMYVTGTDGKKMSKSKNNIINVFISNEILKKQIQNIRTDNKSFQSSKDPNTNIIFSIYKLLASKKSINEIKNKYLNGNYGYFEAKNDLYQCILNRFSNERKLFNTLIKEKLFLDKILNNGAEKAREIAIKNISNIRNILGLK from the coding sequence ATGGATTATATTAAAGATAGAATATTAACTGGTATTCAAAGTACTGGTTTACCTCATTTAGGTAATTTATTAAGTGTTATTTTACCAACTATAGATTTAGCTAATAATAAATCTTTAAATCCTGTATTTATATCTATAGCCAATTTACATTCATTAACTAATATTAAAAATATATCTTTTATTAAAAAATATATATATAATATATTAGCCACATGGTTAGCTTGTGGATTAAATACTAATAAAGCAATAATATATAAACAGTCTGATATACCTGAAGTTACAGAATTAGCTTGGTATTTAAGTTGTTTTTTTAAATATAAAAGATTAACATTAGTTCATTCATTCAAAGATAAAATTAATAATAATATGCAAAGTATTAATGTTGGGGTATTGACATATCCTATGTTAATGGCAGCAGATATATTGCTTTATAATGCTAAAATAATTCCAGTAGGAAAAGATCAATTACAACATATAGAAATTACTAGAAAAGTAGCTAAAAATTTCAATAGAATAATGGGAAAAACATTTATATTACCAACAGCATTAACCAATGAAAATACAATGTATGTTACAGGTACTGATGGTAAAAAAATGAGTAAATCTAAAAATAATATTATTAATGTTTTTATTTCAAATGAAATTTTGAAAAAACAAATTCAAAATATACGTACTGATAATAAATCTTTTCAATCATCTAAAGATCCTAATACAAATATTATATTTTCAATATATAAATTATTAGCCTCTAAAAAATCAATTAATGAAATTAAAAATAAATATTTAAATGGTAATTATGGATATTTTGAAGCTAAAAATGATTTATATCAATGTATATTAAATCGTTTTTCTAATGAAAGAAAATTATTTAATACTCTCATAAAAGAGAAATTATTTTTAGACAAAATATTAAATAATGGTGCTGAAAAAGCAAGAGAAATTGCAATTAAAAATATTTCTAATATTAGAAATATTTTAGGATTGAAATAA
- a CDS encoding 2-oxoacid:acceptor oxidoreductase subunit alpha — protein MEIKKNTISIIISGNSGDGIQLMGDVFANTAVSMGNYISTFSDFPSEIRIPHDTIEGVSGFHITIGNFLDYGELCDILIAMNAASLKKYLSKVKKGGIIIIDNYGFRSDNNLLDHIIYDYTLYKVNSYIYIYKLIKKYNLKIKPMYKNMYILGFLNWICNYTLYNTKKYLKKKFENEKLLNINIELLIHGFVLEKQNHSIVNRFLIKSTNKLKNKLKINGNQALALGLIMGCKKANIDIFYAGYPITPASNIFYYLSKYNIKIFQAEDEIAAITSAIGASYAGLLGITGTSGPGMSLKQEALGLASIIEIPLVIINIQRVGPSTGIPTKNEQSDLLQALYGRHGESPIPILASKYPNNCFKIAFEAVKIAIEYMTPVIILSDSYIANSYQLWNPIKEKKLKSIHKLQNNNLTQKNFSPYKRDKRGVRPWIIPGMTGYEHCIGSLEKEDFTGNLSYKGINHQKMVNLRHSKINNIINCIPIQKIEIGKNTGELLILSWGSTYNIIYLAMMKLLQYSVSYTHLEYIYPLPNGLKNILLGFKFILIPELNNGQLIKLIRYQFLIDAIPFNKIQGIPFTVSEIVEKVKSILFQS, from the coding sequence ATGGAAATTAAAAAAAATACTATTAGTATAATAATATCTGGAAATTCTGGTGATGGTATTCAACTAATGGGAGATGTATTTGCAAATACTGCTGTATCTATGGGAAATTATATTAGCACATTTTCAGATTTTCCATCTGAAATACGTATTCCACATGATACTATTGAAGGAGTATCTGGATTTCATATTACTATAGGTAATTTTTTAGATTATGGAGAGTTATGTGATATATTAATTGCAATGAATGCTGCATCATTAAAAAAATATTTATCTAAAGTCAAAAAAGGAGGCATTATAATTATAGATAATTATGGATTTAGATCTGATAATAATCTTTTAGATCATATTATTTATGATTATACACTTTATAAAGTCAATTCATATATATATATATATAAACTTATCAAAAAATATAATTTAAAAATCAAACCAATGTATAAAAATATGTATATATTGGGTTTTTTAAATTGGATTTGTAATTATACTTTATATAATACTAAAAAGTATTTAAAAAAAAAATTTGAAAATGAAAAATTATTAAATATTAATATTGAATTATTAATTCATGGTTTTGTTTTAGAAAAACAAAATCATTCTATTGTTAATAGATTTTTGATAAAATCAACAAATAAATTAAAAAATAAATTAAAAATAAATGGAAATCAAGCTTTAGCACTAGGATTAATTATGGGATGCAAAAAAGCTAATATAGACATATTTTATGCTGGATATCCCATTACACCTGCTTCTAATATTTTTTATTATTTATCTAAATATAATATTAAAATATTTCAAGCAGAAGATGAAATTGCTGCTATTACATCAGCTATAGGTGCTTCATATGCTGGATTATTAGGCATCACTGGCACTTCTGGACCAGGTATGTCACTTAAACAAGAAGCATTAGGATTGGCTTCAATAATTGAAATACCATTAGTAATAATAAATATTCAACGTGTAGGACCTTCAACAGGTATACCTACAAAAAATGAACAAAGTGATCTTTTACAAGCATTATATGGACGTCATGGAGAATCACCTATTCCAATATTAGCATCTAAATATCCTAATAATTGTTTTAAAATAGCATTTGAAGCAGTTAAAATTGCTATAGAATATATGACTCCAGTTATCATTCTTAGTGATAGTTATATCGCTAATAGTTATCAATTATGGAATCCAATAAAAGAAAAAAAATTAAAATCAATACATAAATTACAAAATAATAATCTTACACAAAAGAATTTTTCTCCCTATAAAAGAGATAAAAGAGGAGTTAGACCTTGGATTATTCCAGGAATGACTGGATATGAACATTGTATAGGAAGTTTAGAAAAAGAAGATTTTACAGGAAATTTATCTTATAAAGGTATTAATCATCAAAAAATGGTTAATTTAAGACATTCAAAAATAAATAATATAATTAATTGTATTCCTATACAAAAGATAGAAATAGGAAAAAATACAGGTGAACTTTTAATATTAAGTTGGGGATCTACATATAATATTATATATTTAGCAATGATGAAATTATTACAATATTCTGTTTCATACACTCATTTAGAATATATATATCCATTACCAAATGGTCTAAAAAATATACTTTTAGGTTTTAAATTTATATTAATTCCTGAATTAAATAATGGACAACTTATTAAGTTAATAAGATATCAATTTTTAATTGATGCTATTCCTTTTAATAAAATTCAAGGTATACCATTTACTGTATCAGAAATAGTAGAAAAAGTTAAATCAATATTATTTCAATCCTAA
- a CDS encoding LemA family protein: MNFNIKHYIFIIISIIFFWILIVYNQLVTLNEQVKTQWGQVENSYQRRADLIPNLVNIVKGVSKFEKSTIIEVTKARANATYSMINDNLSQEKLNKFNKAQELLHNSINKLLVTVEKYPELKSTENFLELQSQLEGTENRINIERNRFNIEVQHFNTYRNKFPNFLISQLFTKFKEKGYLKYDNNNIEKSPIINFNNYYNFRKVNNK, translated from the coding sequence ATGAATTTCAATATAAAACATTATATATTTATTATAATTAGCATAATATTTTTTTGGATATTGATAGTATATAATCAATTAGTTACTTTGAATGAACAAGTTAAAACTCAATGGGGACAAGTAGAAAATTCTTATCAACGTCGTGCAGATCTTATTCCCAATCTAGTTAATATAGTTAAAGGAGTTTCAAAATTTGAAAAATCTACAATTATAGAAGTTACTAAAGCTAGAGCTAATGCTACTTATTCTATGATTAATGATAATTTAAGTCAAGAAAAACTAAATAAATTTAACAAAGCACAAGAATTATTACATAATTCTATTAATAAATTATTAGTAACAGTAGAAAAATATCCAGAATTAAAATCTACAGAAAATTTTCTTGAATTACAAAGTCAATTAGAAGGTACTGAAAATCGTATTAATATAGAACGTAATCGTTTTAATATAGAAGTACAACATTTCAATACTTATCGTAATAAATTTCCTAATTTCTTAATTTCTCAACTTTTTACAAAATTTAAAGAAAAAGGCTATTTAAAATATGATAATAATAATATAGAAAAATCACCAATTATTAATTTTAATAATTATTATAACTTTAGAAAAGTTAATAATAAATAA
- a CDS encoding Mrp/NBP35 family ATP-binding protein, with the protein MDNNHLKNILKEVIMPGENINIIDKGIISNIEILNNKNIIIYLSLENPALHIRNKIYEYITNIIHKKISNDIKINFNFKKFNKYNNIKNIIAIASGKGGVGKSTIATNIAAYLSKQGFKTGILDADIYGPSIPIMFNIENDYPTIINKNGINNIIPIINYGVKIFSFNFFIQNKPSVWRGPMVSKILHQLIKNIYWENLDFLIIDLPPGTGDIHLSIMQEFLITGVIIVSTPQKISISDVKKTIAMFNIDNIKVPIIGLIENMAFFIDNEFPNKKYFLFGKNGIKKLSNNINIPFLGEIPILEIICESSDNGYPIILNNNINYNYKNYFIFIMNNIFEQINKLILNGN; encoded by the coding sequence ATGGATAATAATCATTTAAAAAATATCTTGAAAGAAGTTATTATGCCAGGAGAAAATATTAATATAATAGATAAAGGAATAATATCAAATATAGAAATATTAAATAATAAAAATATAATAATTTATCTTTCATTAGAAAATCCTGCATTGCATATAAGAAATAAAATATATGAATATATAACTAATATAATACATAAAAAAATATCTAATGATATTAAAATCAATTTTAATTTTAAAAAATTTAATAAATATAATAACATTAAAAATATAATTGCTATTGCTTCTGGTAAAGGTGGAGTAGGTAAATCAACTATAGCTACTAATATAGCAGCTTATTTATCTAAACAAGGATTTAAAACAGGTATATTAGATGCAGATATTTATGGTCCTTCTATTCCAATTATGTTTAATATAGAAAATGATTATCCTACTATAATAAATAAAAATGGTATTAATAATATTATACCTATAATTAATTATGGAGTTAAAATATTTTCTTTTAATTTTTTTATTCAAAATAAACCATCAGTATGGAGAGGACCTATGGTTAGTAAAATTTTGCATCAATTAATAAAAAATATTTATTGGGAAAATTTAGATTTTTTAATTATTGATTTACCTCCAGGTACTGGAGACATTCACCTTTCAATAATGCAAGAATTTTTAATAACTGGAGTTATTATTGTTAGTACACCTCAAAAAATATCCATATCTGATGTAAAAAAAACAATTGCAATGTTTAATATTGATAATATTAAAGTGCCTATAATAGGTTTAATTGAAAATATGGCATTTTTTATTGATAATGAATTTCCAAATAAAAAATATTTTTTATTTGGAAAAAATGGTATAAAAAAATTATCTAATAATATTAATATTCCTTTCTTAGGAGAAATTCCAATATTAGAAATTATATGTGAATCCTCTGATAATGGTTATCCAATAATATTAAACAATAATATTAATTATAATTATAAAAATTATTTCATATTCATAATGAATAATATATTTGAACAAATAAATAAATTAATATTGAATGGAAATTAA
- the atpG gene encoding ATP synthase F1 subunit gamma: MLKDIKRRIHSVLSIIKMTNAMKLVAASKLKKIQTDIYNMQHYAKKIDSIYNSFANEYNDIVNNKSKKKLLIIISSNRGLCGSFNSLIIKETLKSINKNIVLLTIGTKCKDVLLHNKYTIYKDLSDLLSNINFKNVSMIVDNLLKEFMHGNFNFIQLIYNKIIKNKPKIIKKQFLPILPPPMETKNSYSIFEPSKKEIIEYIIPLKLKMIFLKALLESSASENVSRMIAMHKAIENAKDLKSKLELAYNKARQANITKEILEIVNGLY; this comes from the coding sequence ATGTTAAAAGATATAAAAAGAAGAATACATTCAGTTTTATCAATAATCAAAATGACAAATGCGATGAAATTGGTAGCAGCTAGTAAATTAAAAAAAATACAAACTGATATTTACAATATGCAACATTATGCAAAAAAAATAGATTCTATTTATAATTCATTTGCAAATGAATATAATGATATTGTAAATAATAAAAGTAAAAAAAAATTATTAATAATTATTAGTTCTAATCGTGGGTTGTGTGGATCATTTAATTCTTTAATAATTAAAGAAACTTTGAAAAGTATTAATAAAAATATTGTTTTATTAACAATAGGAACAAAATGTAAAGATGTATTATTGCATAATAAGTATACTATTTATAAAGATTTAAGTGATTTATTATCAAATATAAATTTTAAAAATGTATCTATGATTGTTGATAATCTTCTAAAAGAATTTATGCATGGTAATTTTAATTTTATACAGTTAATTTATAATAAAATTATAAAAAACAAGCCAAAAATAATAAAAAAACAATTTTTACCTATTTTACCACCACCTATGGAAACAAAAAATTCATATTCTATTTTTGAACCATCTAAAAAGGAAATTATAGAATATATAATTCCATTAAAATTAAAAATGATTTTTTTAAAAGCATTATTAGAATCTTCAGCTTCTGAAAATGTATCACGTATGATAGCTATGCATAAAGCTATAGAAAATGCTAAAGATTTAAAATCTAAATTAGAATTAGCTTATAATAAAGCTAGACAAGCAAATATAACTAAGGAAATATTAGAAATTGTAAATGGATTATATTAA
- a CDS encoding TPM domain-containing protein: MKLYLILLNFFFIFYLIQLPTSSNHQFNELPNTINELPTPSQPVNDYVGILSKKEILQLNNKLIQIKKNFSVEILVVIINNINNDNPNFIATNLGQKWKIGQKGKDNGIIILLIPNDKKISIQIGYGLEPYLTDAICKRIINNIIPFIKKNNYYLTLNKIINAIINIINNNNNKNKLNNNNYYYLLIIFIIYLIYLFGPSEILNILFFTNIFKNDDDFENFGEGGNFGEGGNFGEGGNFGGGGAGGSW, from the coding sequence ATGAAATTATATTTAATTCTATTAAATTTTTTTTTTATATTTTATTTAATACAATTACCAACTTCTTCTAACCATCAATTTAATGAATTACCAAATACAATAAATGAATTACCAACTCCTTCTCAACCAGTCAATGATTATGTAGGTATATTATCAAAGAAAGAAATTTTACAATTAAATAACAAATTAATTCAAATTAAAAAAAATTTTTCTGTAGAAATTTTAGTAGTTATTATAAATAATATAAATAACGATAATCCTAATTTTATTGCTACTAATTTGGGACAAAAATGGAAAATTGGACAAAAGGGTAAAGATAATGGAATAATTATTTTATTAATTCCAAATGATAAAAAAATATCTATACAAATAGGATATGGATTAGAACCATATTTAACTGATGCTATATGTAAAAGAATTATTAATAATATAATTCCTTTTATTAAAAAAAATAATTATTATTTAACTTTAAATAAAATAATTAATGCAATTATAAATATTATTAATAATAATAATAATAAAAATAAATTAAATAATAATAATTATTATTATTTATTAATAATATTTATTATTTATTTAATTTATTTATTCGGTCCATCAGAAATATTAAATATATTATTCTTTACCAATATTTTTAAAAATGATGATGATTTTGAAAATTTTGGTGAAGGAGGAAATTTTGGTGAAGGAGGAAATTTTGGTGAAGGAGGAAATTTTGGTGGAGGAGGAGCTGGAGGATCTTGGTAA